A genome region from Coffea arabica cultivar ET-39 chromosome 7e, Coffea Arabica ET-39 HiFi, whole genome shotgun sequence includes the following:
- the LOC113701095 gene encoding uncharacterized protein: MAMRRRASSAIILSIAQSQEAAASVGTTATARCTTIASFLSAFPNPKPQLAFYSAISGKVESSSGKALKFQPGLRNDINNVDSLHDALSLYRHMVRMRPLPCVIQFNQLLNRIVKMKNHYVSAISLFRDMCVKGIPADEATLSVVINCYCLLGRVDLGFTVLAAFMKRGLVPNVVTFSTLLKGLFREYRVPQGQELFKKIIFEKLCEPNEVMFLIVIDGLCKVGNIQTAIEFLRVMEKRRRCKPNVNVYSTIIDSLCKDKMVDEALALLQEMIEKGIPPNVVTYSCLIQGLCNLSRWEDVRKIFSEMKVYKIIPNVITFTIVVDALCKEGHIEDAEDVVQILIQQGQNPNLVTYCSLMDGYCLQRRIDDARRVFNTMIASGLTPDLHSYGILINAYFKSKKAEAAINLFREIQHKGLTPNIVVYTTVLQGLFSSGRYLSAREIFNEMQASGMKPDFHTYCVVLDGLCKTGHVDEALQLFHAMEADGTNFHIGMYNIMLDGLCKSRRLDSARELFNNLSLKGLDLDVRTYNTMIAGLLSEGLLIEAKELVKKMEGKGCLPNDFTYNVILRGLLKGGHYDDAMVYHEEMVHRGFSLDAHTFSILLDLSAENQNNPSVLMLMLKIDPDSKKFIDGERRGPSH, translated from the coding sequence ATGGCGATGCGGAGAAGAGCTTCTTCTGCCATAATTCTTTCCATTGCTCAGTCTCAGGAAGCAGCGGCTTCAGTAGGTACTACTGCTACTGCTAGGTGTACTACTATTGCTTCATTTCTCTCTGCATTCCCAAACCCTAAACCCCAATTAGCTTTTTATTCTGCTATTAGTGGCAAAGTTGAGAGTTCTTCTGGAAAAGCTCTGAAATTTCAACCGGGATTGAGGAATGATATCAATAATGTCGACAGTCTTCATGATGCTCTGAGCTTGTACCGGCATATGGTCCGGATGAGGCCTCTGCCTTGTGTTATTCAGTTCAATCAATTGCTGAACCGTATTGTTAAGATGAAGAATCATTATGTATCTGCTATTTCCCTTTTTAGAGATATGTGTGTCAAGGGCATTCCTGCTGATGAGGCCACCCTCAGTGTTGTGATTAATTGTTACTGCCTCCTGGGTCGAGTGGATTTGGGGTTTACTGTGTTGGCTGCTTTCATGAAGCGTGGTCTTGTCCCTAATGTGGTCACCTTTAGTACTCTACTCAAAGGACTCTTTCGAGAATATAGGGTCCCCCAGGGACAGGAATTGTTTAAGAAGATAATATTCGAAAAACTTTGCGAGCCCAATGAAGTTATGTTTCTGATTGTGATAGATGGGCTTTGTAAGGTAGGGAACATTCAAACGGCCATTGAATTCCTAAGAGTcatggaaaaaagaagaagatgtaAGCCCAACGTTAATGTGTACAGTACAATCATTGACAGCTTGTGCAAGGATAAAATGGTTGATGAAGCTCTTGCCCTCTTGCAGGAGATGATTGAAAAGGGCATTCCCCCAAATGTTGTCACTTACAGTTGTTTGATTCAAGGTCTGTGCAACTTAAGCAGATGGGAGGATGTTCGCAAGATCTTTTCTGAGATGAAGGTTtataaaattattccaaatgtTATTACTTTCACTATAGTGGTGGATGCACTGTGTAAGGAAGGGCATATAGAAGATGCTGAAGATGTAGTCCAGATCTTGATCCAGCAAGGTCAAAATCCCAATCTAGTCACATACTGTTCCTTAATGGATGGGTACTGTTTACAGAGGCGAATAGATGACGCAAGGAGAGTTTTCAATACCATGATTGCTAGCGGCCTTACACCTGATCTCCATAGCTATGGTATTCTGATAAATGCCTATTTCAAGAGCAAGAAAGCGGAAGCAGCCATAAATCTCTTTCGAGAGATTCAGCATAAAGGTTTAACACCTAATATTGTTGTTTATACCACTGTCTTGCAGGGGTTATTTAGTTCAGGAAGGTATCTTAGTGCACGAGAAATTTTCAACGAGATGCAAGCTTCTGGCATGAAGCCTGATTTTCATACTTACTGTGTGGTGTTGGATGGATTATGCAAGACTGGACATGTCGACGAAGCATTGCAGTTATTCCATGCAATGGAAGCTGATGGAACAAATTTTCACATTGGAATGTACAATATCATGCTTGATGGGTTGTGCAAAAGCAGGAGGCTCGATAGTGCTCGAGAACTTTTCAACAATCTCTCCCTTAAAGGATTGGATCTTGATGTTAGAACATACAACACCATGATTGCTGGTCTGCTTTCAGAAGGTCTGCTCATCGAAGCCAAAGAGCTTGTTAAAAAGATGGAGGGGAAGGGTTGCCTGCCAAATGATTTTACATACAATGTTATACTACGAGGACTCCTTAAGGGAGGTCATTATGATGATGCGATGGTCTATCATGAAGAAATGGTTCATAGAGGATTCTCGCTGGATGCACATACCTTTTCCATTTTACTTGATTTATCTGCTGAGAATCAGAACAATCCTTCTGTGCTAATGTTGATGCTGAAGATTGATCCCGATAGCAAGAAGTTCATAGATGGGGAACGAAGAGGACCTTCACATTAG